A genomic region of Podarcis raffonei isolate rPodRaf1 chromosome 13, rPodRaf1.pri, whole genome shotgun sequence contains the following coding sequences:
- the LOC128399123 gene encoding olfactory receptor 6X1-like, whose amino-acid sequence MPQTNQTVLTEFILQGFPGSAELQKYLFVPVLLMYILTVTGNILIVLIIIHDHHLHNPMYFFLGNFSFLEIFYVTTLSPKMLANFLAERRAICFYCCITQAFFHFLLGATEFCLLASMSFDRYIAICNPLHYSIIMNSKLCLQLALGSWLGGFFTVIVQTILICQLPFCGPNLINHFYCDVTPLLSLACSDTHLLEQIVLVGSALLLFSSFLLTAISYIFIISTILRIPSSSGRQKAFSTCAAHLTVVSIQYGTVMFMYVKPKANSSLEVNKVVSVLNTVITPLLNPFIYTLRNKDVKEALRKAVNIKKKIPLN is encoded by the coding sequence ATGCCTCAAACAAATCAAACTGTCCTCACTGAGTTTATTCTCCAAGGGTTTCCAGGTTCCGCAGAGCTGCAGAAGTATCTATTTGTTCCTGTTCTGCTTATGTACATCCTCACTGTCACAGGAAACATCCTGATTGTTCTCATCATCATCCATGATCACCATCTCCACaaccccatgtacttcttcctagGGAACTTCTCTTTCCTGGAGATCTTTTATGTCACCACGCTGTCGCCCAAGATGCTGGCCAATTTCTTGGCAGAGAGGAGGGCCATCTGCTTCTACTGTTGCATCACCCAAGCCTTTTTCCATTTCCTTCTTGGGGCTACTGAATTCTGCCTGCTTGCCTCAATGTCCTTTGACCGCTACATAGCCATCTGCAACCCACTGCATTACAGCATCATCATGAACAGCAAGCTTTGCCTGCAGTTAGCCTTGGGGTCTTGGCTGGGAGGTTTCTTCACTGTCATAGTGCAGACCATCTTGATCTGCCAACTCCCATTTTGTGGCCCCAACCTGATCAACCATTTCTATTGTGATGTGACCCCATTGCTGAGCTTGGCTTGCTCTGATACCCACCTGCTCGAGCAGATAGTGTTAGTGGGGTCGGCCCTTCTCCTGTTCAGCTCCTTCTTACTCACTGCCATCTCCTACATCTTCATCATCTCCACCATATTGCGCATCCCTTCTTCGTCGGGGCGACAGaaggctttctcaacctgtgcCGCCCACCTGACGGTGGTGTCCATACAATATGGAACAGTGATGTTCATGTATGTGAAGCCCAAAGCAAACTCCTCTCTGGAGGTAAACAAAGTGGTATCTGTGCTGAATACAGTTATAACCCCGCTCCTCAACCCTTTCATCTACACCCTGAGGAACAAAGATGTCAAAGAAGCTTTGAGGAAGGCagtgaatattaaaaaaaaaattccactgaACTGA
- the LOC128399125 gene encoding olfactory receptor 6X1-like has protein sequence MEAANATLITEFILLGFPEFHGMRTLFVGIVLLMYLLSISGDCLIISVVFMEPKLHTPMYFILSNFSLTELCITTSVIPKMLTNIFLNQNTICFACCLIQVLFSFSFGAIQLINLATMSFDRYTAICKPFLYNAMMTNRLCFHLSLMAWVVGFIANLSQSIVLWTYPFCGQNVIDHCFCDMGPVLKLACADTTVMELVGLFYAAIIMWGSFFFSLISYASIINTILRIPSVTGRSKAFSTCSSHLTILCLYYGAMFFMYLRPSTQSDTQINKVVFLVTIVALPPLSALIFTIRNSEFKTAAKRAMHRSCHLPSSAVMKLIKMGSVKKCPQQII, from the coding sequence atggAGGCAGCCAATGCAACATTGATCACGGAGTTCATTCTATTGGGATTCCCTGAATTTCATGGAATGAGGACGCTATTTGTTGGGATTGTCCTTCTGATGTACCTGCTGTCCATTTCAGGCGACTGTCTCATCATCTCAGTGGTCTTCATGGAACCCAAACTCCACACACCCATGTATTTCATCCTCAGCAACTTCTCCTTGACTGAGCTCTGTATCACCACATCAGTAATACCCAAGATGCTGACTAATATCTTTTTGAACCAAAATACCATCTGCTTCGCATGTTGCCTGATACAAGTTTTATTTAGCTTCTCATTTGGAGCTATACAGTTAATCAACCTTGCCACCATGTCTTTTGATCGCTACACAGCCATATGCAAACCCTTTCTTTACAATGCAATGATGACTAATAGACTGTGTTTCCACCTGTCGTTAATGGCTTGGGTTGTAGGGTTTATAGCTAATTTGTCTCAATCCATAGTTTTGTGGACTTACCCGTTCTGTGGACAGAATGTCATTGATCATTGCTTCTGTGATATGGGACCTGTTTTGAAATTGGCTTGTGCTGATACAACTGTGATGGAGCTTGTAGGTCTCTTTTATGCTGCCATTATTATGTGgggttcctttttcttttcacttATCTCTTATGCCAGCATTATAAACACCATATTGCGGATTCCATCTGTTACTGGACGTTCAAAGGCATTTTCCACATGTTCCTCTCATCTCACTATTCTTTGCCTATACTATGGAGCAATGTTTTTCATGTACCTGAGGCCTTCGACCCAAAGTGACACCCAAATCAACAAAGTCGTGTTCCTTGTGACCATTGTTGCTTTGCCTCCCCTAAGTGCTTTAATCTTCACAATCCGGAACAGTGAGTTCAAAACTGCTGCAAAAAGAGCAATGCACAGAAGTTGCCACCTACCCTCCTCTGCTGTCATGAAATTAATCAAGATGGGGTCCGTGAAAAAATGTCCTCAACAAATTATTTAA
- the LOC128399124 gene encoding olfactory receptor 6X1-like, with protein MEEGNVTSITEFILLGFPELHDMRMAFVGIVLLMYLLSISGNCLIITVVFIEPKLHTPMYFFLSNFSLAELCSSTTVIPKMLTNMVLDQNTICYMCCMTQTFMVFSMGAIQFINLTVMSFDRYTAICQPFKYNIKMTNTLSFHLSLMAWVVGFTVIFFQLIVVWTSYPFCGNVIDHFFCDIGPVLKLACADTTVWELASLFYSVVIMCGSFFFSVGSYACILKTIVQIPSVTGRSKAFSTCSSHLTIVGIFYGAAFFMYLRPSTQGDTRINKVIFMVICVVLPTLSPFIFTIRNNDFKTAAKKAMGRICQLPSSVVMRLLKQCSLQSTFSKFFNEHNQKTLECH; from the coding sequence atggaagaaGGAAATGTTACATCAATCACTGAATTCATTCTTCTGGGATTCCCTGAACTCCATGACATGAGGATGGCCTTTGTTGGCATTGTCCTTCTGATGTACCTTCTCTCCATTTCAGGCAACTGCCTCATCATTACCGTGGTCTTCATAGAACCCAAGCTCCATACACCTATGTATTTCTTCCTCAGCAATTTTTCCTTGGCTGAGCTCTGCAGTAGCACAACTGTGATTCCGAAGATGCTAACCAACATGGTCTTGGACCAAAACACCATTTGCTACATGTGTTGCATGACTCAGACTTTTATGGTCTTCTCGATGGGAGCCATTCAGTTCATTAACCTCACCGTCATGTCCTTTGACCGCTACACAGCCATCTGCCAACCTTTTAAGTACAATATCAAGATGACTAACACACTCTCCTTCCACCTATCGTTGATGGCTTGGGTTGTAGGGTTTACAGTTATATTTTTTCAACTCATAGTTGTGTGGACCTCTTACCCATTCTGTGGTAATGTCATCGATCACTTCTTTTGCGATATTGGACCTGTTTTGAAATTGGCTTGTGCTGATACAACTGTGTGGGAGCTTGCGAGTTTGTTTTATAGTGTCGTTATTATGTGTGGCTCATTTTTCTTCTCAGTGGGCTCTTATGCATGCATTCTGAAGACCATTGTTCAGATTCCATCTGTCACCGGGCGGTCCAAGGCATTTTCCACTTGTTCCTCTCATCTCACTATTGTGGGCATCTTCTATGGGGCAGCGTTTTTCATGTACCTGAGGCCTTCAACCCAAGGTGACACCCGAATCAACAAAGTCATATTCATGGTGATCTGTGTTGTTTTGCCAACCCTAAGCCCTTTCATCTTCACAATACGAAACAATGACTTCAAAACTGCTGCGAAAAAAGCAATGGGCAGAATTTGCCAGCTGCCTTCCTCTGTGGTCATGAGATTGCTCAAGCAGTGTTCCTTGCAAAGCACATTCAGCAAATTCTTTAATGAGCATAATCAGAAGACTCTGGAGTGTCACTGA